Part of the Candidatus Tanganyikabacteria bacterium genome is shown below.
GAGATCGGCCGCTTCGACCTGGATTGGCTCGACGAGGCCATCGCCGTGCTCGCCACCGCGGGGCTGCGGGTAGTGCTCTGCACGCCCACGGCCGCGCCGCCCGCCTGGCTCACGACCCGCCTGGGCACGGAAGTCCTCCCGGTGGGCGCGGACGGGCGGACCCGGCAGCCCGGAAGCCGCCGCCACTACTGCCCGACCAGCGAGGCGTACCAGACGCACGCCTTGCGCGTGGTCGCGGCCCTGGGCGACCGGTTCGGCAAGCATCCGGCGGTGGTCGGCTGGCAGATCGACAACGAACTGGGCTGCCACGACACGGTGCGCTGCTACTGCCCGCGCTGCGCGGAACGCTTCCGGGCGTACCTGCGGCACCGCTACGAGGCCCTCGAGAGCCTCAACCAGGCCTGGGGCACGGCCGTGTGGAGCCAGCGCTACTCGGCCTGGGAAGAGGTGCTCCCGCCGGCGAACCTGGTCTACCGGCCCAATCCCGGCCACTGGCTCGACTGGTGCCGCTTCAGCTCGTTCAATGTCGAGCGCTTCCTGCAACTGCAGGTCGCCCTGCTCCGCAAGCACACCGACGGACACTGGATCGCCCACAACTTCATGGGCAGGTGCGATCAGCTCGATCACGCCGCCCTGGCCCGGCATCTCGATCTGGCCGGTTACGACCATTACGCCCCGCCAGACACCTCGCCGGGAGATCGCGCGTTCGAACTCGACCGCATCCGCGGCCTGCTCGGCAAGTCGTTCTGGGTGCTGGAGCAGCAGGCGGCGCAGATCGACTGGGGGACGTGCAATCCGCTGCCGCGGCCGGGAGAGGCGCGGCTGATGACGTTGCAGGCCGTGGCGCACGGGGCGGACGCGGTGCTGTACTGGCCGTGGCGTGCGCCGGTCATCGGAGCCGAGCAGCTTCATGGCGGCGTGCTGCCGCATGACGGCCGGCCGGGCCGCACGTTTCACGAGTTGCAGGCCCTGGCCGCCGAACTGGCGGACCTGCCGCCGCTCGGCCACGGGCAAGCGCCGATCGCCTTCCTGCGCGGCGAAGCCGATCGCTGGGCGCTGGACGGCCAGCGCCTGGACGAGTCCCTGGGACCGGACGCCTACGACCGCGACCTCTACCAGGCGCTCTGGGGCACGGGCCTGGATGTCGACGTCCTGCCGCTGGAAGCCGACCTGGCGGGCTACCGCGTGGTGGTGGCGGCCACGCGCTACCTCGTGGGCGCCGACTTGGCCGCGCGGCTGGAGCGTTACGTGCAAGGGGGCGGCCTCCTGGTGCTGGGCCCGCGGAGCGGCACCAAGACGCCAGACAACCAGGTGTGGCAGGAGGGGCCGCCAGGGCCGTTGTCCGCCCTGTGCGGCGTGCGCGTGCTCGAGTTCGAGGCGCCGGGGAGCTCCTATCCCCAATCGATCGGCTTCGACGACGGCGCCTGGTTCGCCGCGGGCGGCTGGCGCGAACGGCTGGAACCGGCCGCCGACGCCGAGGTGGTGGCCCGCTACCTCGATGACTTCCTGGCGGGCGAGGCGGCGATCGTGTCGCGCCTGCATGGCGAGGGCCGCGTCTGGTACAGCGGCGTGCTGGGCGGCTTCGACTTCGCCGACCACTTCCTGCGCCTGGTGCTCGCCGAGGCGGGCCTGACGCCCATGGTCGCCCCGTCCGGGATCGAGCGGCGGACGCGGCAATCCGCGCAAGGCCCGCTGCACTTCGTGCTCAACCATACCGCGGAGCGCAAGGCCATCTCGGTGGACGAGGACGGCGTCGATCTCCTGACGGGAGCGCCCTGTTCGGGTATCCTCGAACTCCCTCCGTACGGAGCGGCCATCCTGGCCGCCACCCGCTCCGCTAGCCCGGGAGTGCTTCCATGAGCCTCGCGACGCGCCCCACCTGGCATACCGAGACCGGCGAGTGGTCGGTCGAACTCGGCGACTTCGACCTGGTGGTGTCCATCCCGTTGC
Proteins encoded:
- a CDS encoding beta-galactosidase, with the protein product MSVKLGAAYYPEQVPRERWAADAAMMREAGFGVARLGEFGWAFLEPEIGRFDLDWLDEAIAVLATAGLRVVLCTPTAAPPAWLTTRLGTEVLPVGADGRTRQPGSRRHYCPTSEAYQTHALRVVAALGDRFGKHPAVVGWQIDNELGCHDTVRCYCPRCAERFRAYLRHRYEALESLNQAWGTAVWSQRYSAWEEVLPPANLVYRPNPGHWLDWCRFSSFNVERFLQLQVALLRKHTDGHWIAHNFMGRCDQLDHAALARHLDLAGYDHYAPPDTSPGDRAFELDRIRGLLGKSFWVLEQQAAQIDWGTCNPLPRPGEARLMTLQAVAHGADAVLYWPWRAPVIGAEQLHGGVLPHDGRPGRTFHELQALAAELADLPPLGHGQAPIAFLRGEADRWALDGQRLDESLGPDAYDRDLYQALWGTGLDVDVLPLEADLAGYRVVVAATRYLVGADLAARLERYVQGGGLLVLGPRSGTKTPDNQVWQEGPPGPLSALCGVRVLEFEAPGSSYPQSIGFDDGAWFAAGGWRERLEPAADAEVVARYLDDFLAGEAAIVSRLHGEGRVWYSGVLGGFDFADHFLRLVLAEAGLTPMVAPSGIERRTRQSAQGPLHFVLNHTAERKAISVDEDGVDLLTGAPCSGILELPPYGAAILAATRSASPGVLP